One segment of Panicum virgatum strain AP13 chromosome 3K, P.virgatum_v5, whole genome shotgun sequence DNA contains the following:
- the LOC120698636 gene encoding uncharacterized protein LOC120698636 isoform X1 codes for MLAYGVPADSLDDWLHIAESTIILSLKKFVKAVIEIYGQRYLRAPDAEDTARLMQMGEARGFRGMLGSIDCMHWKWKNCPAAWHGQFTGHCHDPTIILEAVASYDLWFWHAYFGLPGSHNDINVLQRSHLFARLATGDAPPVNFEVNGHHYTMGYYLADGIYPSWSTFVKTIRNPQGNKRAHFAQAQEAARKDIERAFGVLQSRFAIVRGPARFWDQKTLGRILTACVIMHNMIIEDERGQPEDFNYEHVGTRVVPEKDENRIKRFLEVHRKIEDREAHDQLRDDLVEHLWQVHGQ; via the coding sequence ATGCTCGCTTATGGTGTTCCTGCTGATTCTCTTGATGATTGGCTTCATATTGCAGAAAGCACTATTATTCTGAGTTTGAAGAAGTTTGTGAAAGCAGTGATTGAAATCTATGGACAGCGATACTTGCGAGCACCAGATGCAGAGGACACTGCAAGACTTATGCAAATGGGTGAAGCAAGGGGGTTCCGTGGTATGCTTGGATCCATCGATTGCATGCACTGGAAGTGGAAAAATTGTCCCGCAGCATGGCATGGGCAGTTCACTGGACATTGTCATGATCCAACGATTATTCTTGAAGCTGTTGCATCATATGATCTATGGTTTTGGCATGCATACTTTGGGTTGCCTGGCTCTCACAATGACATTAACGTCCTGCAAAGGTCCCATTTGTTTGCACGGCTAGCTACTGGCGATGCTCCACCAGTAAACTTTGAAGTCAATGGCCATCACTACACAATGGGTTACTATCTTGCAGATGGCATATATCCTTCATGGTCCACATTTGTCAAGACAATAAGAAACCCCCAGGGTAACAAGAGAGCGCACTTTGCCCAAGCTCAAGAAGCAGCTAGGAAGGACATTGAAAGAGCATTTGGGGTGTTGCAATCAAGGTTTGCAATTGTCCGTGGACCTGCAAGATTTTGGGACCAAAAGACCCTGGGGCGTATCTTGACAGCATGTGTGATCATGCATAACATGATAATAGAGGATGAGAGAGGCCAACCGGAAGACTTCAACTATGAGCATGTGGGAACACGTGTGGTCCCTGAGAAGGATGAGAACCGGATCAAGAGATTTCTCGAAGTGCATCGCAAGATTGAAGATAGAGAGGCGCATGATCAACTCCGTGATGACCTTGTTGAACATTTGTGGCAAGTTCATGGACAATAG
- the LOC120698636 gene encoding uncharacterized protein LOC120698636 isoform X2 produces MPQSAPASGPNATGDVGMDDAHHLLDQIPPSDPMASGGSFVGMLSDDVGIDERQSPSGVLYQGHSDESDDDFEMAAVLIAEMERNKQPKHGGSMQGREVVHRNKQQGHDKLFEDYFANNPVFGPVTFRRRFRMSKALFLRIAAAVEAHCPYF; encoded by the exons ATGCCGCAGAGTGCACCAGCTAGTGGCCCAAATGCAACGGGTGATGTTGGCATGGACGACGCCCACCACCTGCTCGACCAAATTCCTCCAAG TGATCCAATGGCTAGTGGTGGTTCCTTTGTGGGTATGCTGAGTGATGATGTTGGTATAGATGAGCGCCAAAGTCCAAGTGGTGTGCTGTACCAAGGGCAT TCCGATGAGTCTGATGATGACTTCGAGATGGCAGCAGTTTTGATTGCTGAGATGGAGAGGAATAAGCAGCCCAAGCATGGTGGTTCCATGCAAGGGCGTGAGGTGGTTCATCGGAACAAGCAGCAAGGCCATGATAAGCTATTTGAGGATTACTTTGCAAATAACCCTGTGTTTGGTCCGGTCACTTTCAGGCGACGGTTCAGGATGTCTAAGGCGTTATTCTTGCGAATTGCAGCCGCTGTGGAGGCTCATTGTCCATATTTCTAG
- the LOC120698636 gene encoding uncharacterized protein LOC120698636 isoform X3, which translates to MPQSAPASGPNATGDVGMDDAHHLLDQIPPSDPMASGGSFVGMLSDDVGIDERQSPSGVLYQGHMNSLLDLFFDDESDESDDDFEMAAVLIAEMERNKQPKHGGSMQGREATVQDV; encoded by the exons ATGCCGCAGAGTGCACCAGCTAGTGGCCCAAATGCAACGGGTGATGTTGGCATGGACGACGCCCACCACCTGCTCGACCAAATTCCTCCAAG TGATCCAATGGCTAGTGGTGGTTCCTTTGTGGGTATGCTGAGTGATGATGTTGGTATAGATGAGCGCCAAAGTCCAAGTGGTGTGCTGTACCAAGGGCAT ATGAATTCACTTCTTGATTTGTTTTTTGACGATGAGTCCGATGAGTCTGATGATGACTTCGAGATGGCAGCAGTTTTGATTGCTGAGATGGAGAGGAATAAGCAGCCCAAGCATGGTGGTTCCATGCAAGGGCGTGAG GCGACGGTTCAGGATGTCTAA
- the LOC120698638 gene encoding probable magnesium transporter NIPA4 produces MRGGLRRAGRGTARRGLGGGGGGGPLPLSRVAGRRRGAMAGAQLVGRWVESYTGMSADNIKGLLLALSSSLFIGASFIVKKKGLKKAGASGVRAGVGGYSYLLEPLWWAGMITMIVGEIANFAAYAFAPAILVTPLGALSIIISAVLAHIMLREKLHIFGILGCILCVVGSTTIVLHAPPERQIESVAEVWDLATEPAFLLYAAIVLAAAFVLIFRFAPQYGQTHIMVYIGICSLVGSLSVMSVKALGIALKLTFSGMNQLMYPQTWVFLFVVVSCIVTQMNYLNKALDTFNTAVVSPIYYTMFTSLTILASVIMFKDWDRQNPTQIVTEMCGFVTILSGTFLLHKTKDMVDGLPPNLPIRLPKHADEDGYATEGIPLRSAADGIPLRSPRAPDSFRSL; encoded by the exons ATGCGCGGTGGCCTCCGCCGCGCGGGACGGGGGACGGCGAGGAGGggtttaggggggggggggggaggtgggCCCCTGCCCCTGAGTAGAgttgccggccggcggcgcggcgcgatggCAGGAGCCCAGCTGGTGGGGAGGTGGGTGGAGTCGTACACGGGGATGTCGGCGGACAACATCAAGGGCCTGCTGCTCGCGCTCTCCTCCAGCCTCTTCATCGGCGCCAGCTTCATCGTCAAGAAGAAGGGGCTCAAGAAGGCCGGCGCGTCCGGCGTCCGAGCAG GTGTCGGTGGCTACTCATACTTGCTCGAGCCACTATGGTGGGCGGGAATGATAACAA TGATTGTTGGCGAGATTGCGAACTTCGCAGCCTATGCATTTGCTCCTGCTATCTTGGTCACTCCACTTGGTGCACTTAGCATAATTATTAG TGCTGTTCTTGCCCATATTATGTTGCGGGAGAAGCTTCACATATTTGGTATACTTGGGTGTATTCTTTGTGTTGTGGGCTCAACAACTATTGTGCTTCATGCCCCTCCCGAGCGTCAAATCGAGTCCGTGGCAGAAGTGTGGGATCTTGCTACTGAACCAG CATTTCTACTCTATGCAGCAATTGTGCTTGCAGCAGCTTTTGTTCTCATATTCCGTTTTGCCCCTCAGTATGGTCAGACACACATCATGGTTTATATCGGCATCTGTTCTCTTGTGGGATCTTTATCG GTCATGAGTGTCAAAGCTCTTGGGATAGCATTGAAGCTGACGTTTTCAGGGATGAACCAGCTAATGTATCCACAAACATGGGTGTTCTTATTTGTTGTGGTCTCATGCATAGTAACACAGATGAACTATCTGAACAAG GCCCTTGACACATTCAACACTGCAGTTGTTTCGCCCATATATTACACGATGTTTACATCCTTGACCATTTTAGCTAGTGTTATAATGTTCAAG GACTGGGATCGTCAAAATCCGACTCAAATTGTCACGGAGATGTGTGGCTTTGTTACAATCCTTTCTGGAActtttcttcttcacaaaacaAAGGATATGGTGGATG GTCTCCCACCAAATTTACCCATCCGACTTCCTAAACATGCGGATGAGGATGGCTACGCCACTGAAGGAATTCCTCTAAGGTCTGCTGCTGATGGCATCCCACTCAGGTCGCCAAGGGCCCCAGATTCATTTCGGTCATTGTGA
- the LOC120698640 gene encoding amino acid permease 3-like produces the protein MGENGKHCYPAAAMEVTSAELGHTAASKCYDDDGRLKRTGTMWTASAHIITAVIGSGVLSLAWAIAQLGWVAGPAVMLLFSFVTYYTSGLLADCYRSGDACTGKRNYTYMDAVNANLSGVKVQICGFLQYANIVGVAIGYTIAASISMLAIKKANCFHVEGHGDPCSISSTPYMIIFGVAEIFFSQIPDFDQISWLSILAAVMSFTYSAIGLGLGIVQVVANKGVQGSLTGISVGAVTPVDKVWRSLQAFGDIAFAYSYSLILIEIQDTIRAPPPSESKVMRRATIVSVAVTTLFYMLCGCTGYAAFGDAAPGNLLTGFGFYEPFWLLDVANAAIVVHLVGAYQVYCQPLFAFVEKWAQQRWPESRYITGEVGVPLSLSGSAGRCYKMNLFRLTWRTAFVVATTVVSMLLPFFNDVVGLLGALGFWPLTVYFPVEMYIVQKKVPRWSTRWVCLQLLSLGCLIITVASAAGSVAGIISDLKVYKPFVTTY, from the exons TacccggcggcggccatggaggtgACCTCCGCGGAGCTCGGCCACACGGCGGCCTCCAAGTGCTacgacgacgacggccgccTCAAGCGCACCG GGACGATGTGGACGGCGAGCGCGCACATCATCACGGCGGTCATCGGGTCCGGCGTGCTGTCGCTGGCGTGGGCCATCGCGCAGCTCGGCTGGGTGGCCGGCCCCGCCGTCATGCTGCTCTTCTCCTTCGTCACCTACTACACCTCCGGGCTGCTCGCCGACTGCTACCGCTCCGGCGACGCGTGCACCGGCAAGCGCAACTACACCTACATGGACGCCGTCAACGCCAACCTCA GTGGCGTCAAGGTCCAGATCTGCGGCTTCCTGCAGTACGCCAACATCGTCGGCGTCGCCATCGGCTACACCATCGCCGCCTCCATTAGCATGCT GGCGATCAAGAAGGCCAACTGCTTCCACGTGGAGGGGCACGGCGACCCGTGCAGCATCTCCAGCACGCCCTACATGATCATCTTCGGCGTGGCGGAGATCTTCTTCTCGCAGATCCCGGACTTCGACCAGATATCGTGGCTCTCCATCCTGGCCGCCGTCATGTCCTTCACCTACTCCGCCATCGGCCTGGGCCTCGGCATCGTCCAGGTGGTCGCCAACAAGGGCGTCCAGGGCAGCCTCACCGGCATCAGCGTCGGCGCCGTCACCCCCGTCGACAAGGTGTGGCGCAGCCTGCAGGCGTTCGGCGACATCGCCTTCGCCTACTCCTACTCCCTCATCCTCATCGAGATCCAGGACACCatccgcgcgccgccaccgtccGAGTCCAAGGTCATGCGCCGCGCCACCATCGTCAGCGTCGCCGTCACCACGCTCTTCTACATGCTCTGCGGCTGCACGGGCTACGCCGCGTTCGGCGACGCCGCCCCCGGGAACCTCCTCACCGGCTTCGGCTTCTACGAGCCCTTCTGGCTCCTCGACGTCGCCAACGCCGCCATCGTCGTGCACCTCGTCGGCGCCTACCAGGTCTACTGCCAGCCGCTCTTCGCCTTCGTCGAGAAGTGGGCGCAGCAGAGGTGGCCCGAGTCCAGGTACAtcaccggcgaggtcggcgtcccgctctccctctccggctccgccggccgctgctACAAGATGAACCTGTTCCGCCTGACGTGGCGGACGGCGTTCGTGGTGGCGACCACGGTGGTCTCCATGCTCCTGCCCTTCTTCAACGACGTGGTCGGGCTGCTCGGCGCGCTGGGGTTCTGGCCGCTCACCGTCTACTTCCCCGTGGAGATGTACATCGTGCAGAAGAAGGTGCCCAGGTGGAGCACGCGGTGGGTGTGCCTGCAGCTGCTCAGCCTCGGCTGCCTCATCATCACCGTGGCCTCCGCCGCTGGCTCCGTCGCCGGGATCATCTCCGACCTCAAGGTGTACAAGCCGTTCGTCACCACCTACTGA